From Alteromonas sp. BL110:
ACTAGGTGCCAATCGCCCGTGGGCGTGGGCGCTAATGCAAATGTCAGTTTTCTTTCTTGGCGGCATCTTATTACTTACGCACAAATCTCTACTTACAAAGCTATACACACAATACAAACTGCTGGTAATTGTTTGGTTAGTATTTTTAACCTGGCAGCTCATCAATATAGTCCCTCTGCCCTTTTCTTTGGTTGAAGCTTTACGCCCCGAACGCGTTAATTTTTTACTTAATGAAAATATTCAGGGCATGGAAAATATAAGTTCGCAATGGCTACCTCTTAGCTTCGATGTGGGCCAAAGCGATGTAATATTCTTTAAATCCCTCGCCTATTGTTTCTTATTTTTTATAACGCTGACTTTGGTTAATACAGGCAAGCGACTTAGATACATATTAATAGTGATAAGTGCTGCTGGCGTGTTTCAGGCTATATATGGTTCGTTAGAAGTATTATCTGGCTTACAGTATAGCTTGGTGTTTAAGTTACCTGTTTCGCATATTGCCACTGGAAGTTTTGTATATAAGAACCACTACGCTAATTTTCTTTTGCTATGTTTAAGCGCTGCCATTGGTTACATGATAGCGAGTTTACGTGTTCGAAGCGGCTCTAGCCCTAGAGAGCGTTTACGTAGAATAGTGCGTTTTTGGTTAAGCAATAAAGTGCTGTTTCGTATTGGTATTATCATTATGGTTATCGCGTTAGTTATGTCTCGCTCTAGAATGGGTAACAGCGCCTTTTTCATAGCGATGACTATTACCGCCACACTAGGGTTAATTTACTTTAAACCGCGCCAAAAAAGCTATGTAGTGCTATTTATCAGTATGCTGGTAATCGACATTCTTATTGTTAGTAGCCTTTTCGGACTAAAACAAGTACAGCAACGCATAGAGCAAACAAACTTAACCCAAGAAAGTAGGGATGAAGTGGTTACTGATGCCCTACCCCTTCTTTCGCAATATGGAATTATCGGTACAGGCGGAGGCACCTTTTATACGGTATACCCTCAGGTACAAAGTGAATCTATTCAGCACTTTTACGATCATGCTCACAATGAATACCTTCAGTTTGCTATTGAGTTTGGCATAGTAGGCGCAGCCATTATAGCCGTGCTTGTATTGCTGTGCGCGAAAAGCGCCTTAAGCGCAATACGACACCGAAGACATCCACTGCCAAGAGGAACAGCCTTTGCAACTGTTATGGCGGTTATAGGGATGGCATTACACAGTACAGTAGACTTTCCTCTGCAAGCACCAGCAAATACCGCTATATTTATTATACTGTTAGCGCTAGGTGCGTTAAGCCGCGATATACCTATGGGAAGACAAGATAAATAACCAGCATTGGTTTTATAACACAAGGGGATTTGTGTGGTATTAAAGATAAAGCGACCGATAAAAGAAGAGCCAAACGTTCAACATATGCTGGAACGTATGCCTAAAAATGTTGCCGATTCTTTTACTGACGACCAACTGTTTCACTTAAACACAGCCCTTGCCGGTCGGCGATGGGGTAGCCACAAAGTTGATGTAAGAGGCACTATAGGTTTACTACGAAGCCGATATTACTTTGTTTTATTGGCAGGCCGAGATAAGCGCGACCTATCGCGTACCGAGAGCCGCATAGGCAAACTGGTGATGGCAGCGATCATTGCCCTGTTTTTATGCGTTTCATTAGTGTTGGGCTTAGTACTGCTGTATGTATTGAAAAGCTGGCTGGGTATAAACCTTTTTGAAGGGTTTTCTTTAGGCTTGTGGGATTGGCTAAACGGAAAAGGCTAGCTAATTATATGTTATACAGTTAGGAATGCGTTTTCGAACTGGGTAACTGGCATCGCGCAACCATCTACAAACGGTTTCACTCGCATTGTGCTTTTGTATTGCCTTTAATACAAAATCTCTGCTTAGCGGGTTTTGAAGGCCTAAATTCAAATGCTGTTTCAATTGCTCTTTAATTTTTACGTAGTGAATAGACCTTGCACTAAACATTTCTAAGCCGAATTCCACAATAAACTTGTGCACTATGGCATCTTGTGGGCCGGCTTGCCTCGCGTTTTTTAGATAATGATAAAACTCATCATCTAACTCATCACGCAGCAGCTTTACCGATGCCAAGCCAAGCCAACTGCCGCTCCAAGTAGGCCTTAATAACAGGCTTTTTTCATAGCTTTGTGCCGCATTGTTTAAGTTATCACTATGGCTCTTTAAGCCTAATTCAGCATCGCTCGACTCTTCATTTCTCTTTTCAACAACGGCTTTCCACTCGAATAGCTGCCCTTGTATTTGATAATACAAAGCGTTATCTGGGAAATACTCTATAGCGTTTCCAATTTTACCGAGGCCCCTGTCAATTCTGTTTATTGAAGCCATGTCAGGGCTTAGTTGCCACCCCTCAATATCGTTTTTCACACTGTAATACGCGTTACCCGCAATGAAAAGCTGGAAGCTCCACAAAAAACAGAATGCGGCTAGTAGCACCGTTATCCACTTCAGTATTAAGCTTTTATTTGTGAGAGTGTTAAGCAAACGACTAGTCATTGATTGGTTCATTTTTTGGTTCGAACGACACTATAGCACCAGGTCGCGTTACAAAAACCTCTTTTGCGAACTCATCACTGAATGTCGATACAACTTCGTAGGCGGCGCTCATATCGTTAGGGCGGCGTACAAGGTCATGGGTGTCTGACGCTACAACATGAAACGCTTTGTTTCGCATCATAGCTAATGCGAAATCTTCTACCTTGTCGCCAAAGCGGCCTGTTAACGCACCTGCGGTTACTTGAAACATACAGCCCTGTCGCTTCAGCCAATTAAATTTGTGCTGCTCGGCTAGCAGTTCGCGATTGCGCTCTGGGTGTGCAATAAGTGGCTGTACGTTATTTTTCAAGAGCCATTTTATAAGCACTTCCAAGCCTTGCGGTATATGACTATGTGGCATTTCCAGTAGCAGGATATGCTTGCCGTTATAATCGCCTAAAAAAGGCAGTTCCTTTTGTTTGTACCAAATAGGAATTAGCTCGTTGACGCGCACTTCTGCGGCAAAAGAAAGAGAAAGAGGAATAGACGCGCGGTTTATTTCTTTTTTAAATTCTAGGAAAGTATGTTCGATAGACTTAAACGTATTGTCAAAGTAGCCTTTGTGAATATGTGGTGTACAAACCATATGGCGAACACCGCCATCTACAGCTTGCTGCGCCATTTCCAAGGCAATGTCTAAAGACCTGGCACCATCGTCGATGCCAGGCAATATGTGGCTATGTAAGTCTATCAATAAATGCTGTTAGCTGTTTTTATGACTGGTATACCCATATTGGTCATAAAACCCAGCGTACCTTTGTGCTGCTCCTGATTTGCGTAAGTCTACTTGATTTAGTACTACACCATCAAGGCGATGGCCTACTTGTAAGAAGCGAGACAACCCATTATTAATAAGCTTTTCACTGGTACTGTCGGCACGCACAACGTAAATTACCGAGTCACAAGAGTTCGCAATTAGCATAGAATCGCTTACCGCTTGAGTAGGTGCAGTATCAATTACAACATACTTATACTGTGTTTTTAACAGCGCTATAAGCTCGTTGAAACCTTTATCCGACAATAATTCCTGCGGGTTAGAAGGTATAGTACCTGCTGATAAGATGTCGATATTCGACTCTTCATCTCTAACCAAGCACTCATCTAATGTATGAGACTTTAAGATAAGGTTTGCTACGCCCGGCTGATAGTTCGGAATATTAAATTGTTTACCTACACTAGGGCGACGTAAGTCGGCATCGATAAGTATCGTTTTATCTAGCTGGCCTAAGGCGAATGCCAAGTTTATAGAAACCGTCGTTTTACCTTCTTTAGGTACACTTGAGGTTACCATTATGGCTTGTTGCTCTTTGTCTAGATTCAATAGCGACAAGCTAGTACGCAATGTGCGAACAGACTCGGCAAACTGATGTTTTTTGCCGTCGAAGAATGAACGAACGGGCAAATCAGTCTTTTTCTTGTGTGGTAGCCAAGGAATAAGGCCCAACATACGTTGACCAAGCTTGCGCTCTACATCTTCCACCGAGCGTATACCGCTATTAAGCGTTTCCATCGCAATAGCTAGGAACACACCAAAGCCAACACTGAATACGAAAGCTGCGCCAATTAACAATTTCTTGTTTGGTTTTGAAGGCGCGTAATTTGGAAGCGCTTCATCCAATACTCTGGCGTTTGCAGATTCAAACCCACCTAGCTCGTCTGTTTCTTTTAAACGTGTGAAAAATGAATTGTATAGCTGCTGATTAATATCAACTTCGCGCTGAAGGGCTTTGCGCTGATTATCCAATCCAGACAAGTCGCGGAATTCAGCTTTCGCACGAGACACTTCTCGTTCTAATTGCGCTACCCTATCTTCAGATACTTCGTATTGCGTTGTAATACTTCTAATAAGGTCGCGTATTTGACCGTTCAGTGTTTCCCTAATTGATGAAAGCTCGGCATTTGCTGCAATCATACGCGGGTGTTTCGGGCCGTATACATTGCTAAGCTCACTTACTCGCGTCATCGCCTTAGCTTCATCGCGGCGTACGTCTCTAATAGTCGGGTGGTTCAGCACTTCAGGCAGGCGTGCAATGTCATCCAATGAAACATCATTACGCGTTTGCTTGTAAATAACCGCGTTTAATTTAAGCGCCGTTTGCGCATCTAATA
This genomic window contains:
- a CDS encoding 3-phosphoshikimate 1-carboxyvinyltransferase — encoded protein: MVLKIKRPIKEEPNVQHMLERMPKNVADSFTDDQLFHLNTALAGRRWGSHKVDVRGTIGLLRSRYYFVLLAGRDKRDLSRTESRIGKLVMAAIIALFLCVSLVLGLVLLYVLKSWLGINLFEGFSLGLWDWLNGKG
- a CDS encoding tyrosine-protein phosphatase, whose protein sequence is MIDLHSHILPGIDDGARSLDIALEMAQQAVDGGVRHMVCTPHIHKGYFDNTFKSIEHTFLEFKKEINRASIPLSLSFAAEVRVNELIPIWYKQKELPFLGDYNGKHILLLEMPHSHIPQGLEVLIKWLLKNNVQPLIAHPERNRELLAEQHKFNWLKRQGCMFQVTAGALTGRFGDKVEDFALAMMRNKAFHVVASDTHDLVRRPNDMSAAYEVVSTFSDEFAKEVFVTRPGAIVSFEPKNEPIND
- a CDS encoding GumC family protein, with amino-acid sequence MAVNSREELNAGVFENETIDIAHYLGIIKRYAFRIISLAIAFTILVALLVMRMTPMYTSTTTILVEADKANVVSIEEVYGLDTKRKDYMQTQFEILQSRQIAERTVESLSLWNNEEFMPAKEEPGLVDGLKAKLLEALPFLPQEDPKELTEEQILAGKKRKATSLLMRALSVEMVDNTQVMRITVTTESPRLSAELANAVADVYIENYLQAKLDMTAKATSFLTESLEGLKQKLDVAERNLAKFYEENQVVNIDGVVGLASEELEQLSKQLLDAQTALKLNAVIYKQTRNDVSLDDIARLPEVLNHPTIRDVRRDEAKAMTRVSELSNVYGPKHPRMIAANAELSSIRETLNGQIRDLIRSITTQYEVSEDRVAQLEREVSRAKAEFRDLSGLDNQRKALQREVDINQQLYNSFFTRLKETDELGGFESANARVLDEALPNYAPSKPNKKLLIGAAFVFSVGFGVFLAIAMETLNSGIRSVEDVERKLGQRMLGLIPWLPHKKKTDLPVRSFFDGKKHQFAESVRTLRTSLSLLNLDKEQQAIMVTSSVPKEGKTTVSINLAFALGQLDKTILIDADLRRPSVGKQFNIPNYQPGVANLILKSHTLDECLVRDEESNIDILSAGTIPSNPQELLSDKGFNELIALLKTQYKYVVIDTAPTQAVSDSMLIANSCDSVIYVVRADSTSEKLINNGLSRFLQVGHRLDGVVLNQVDLRKSGAAQRYAGFYDQYGYTSHKNS
- a CDS encoding VpsP family polysaccharide biosynthesis protein — encoded protein: MTSRLLNTLTNKSLILKWITVLLAAFCFLWSFQLFIAGNAYYSVKNDIEGWQLSPDMASINRIDRGLGKIGNAIEYFPDNALYYQIQGQLFEWKAVVEKRNEESSDAELGLKSHSDNLNNAAQSYEKSLLLRPTWSGSWLGLASVKLLRDELDDEFYHYLKNARQAGPQDAIVHKFIVEFGLEMFSARSIHYVKIKEQLKQHLNLGLQNPLSRDFVLKAIQKHNASETVCRWLRDASYPVRKRIPNCITYN
- a CDS encoding O-antigen ligase family protein — encoded protein: MLNTQKTEKFLFGFLLFTLFWLPLSLGANRPWAWALMQMSVFFLGGILLLTHKSLLTKLYTQYKLLVIVWLVFLTWQLINIVPLPFSLVEALRPERVNFLLNENIQGMENISSQWLPLSFDVGQSDVIFFKSLAYCFLFFITLTLVNTGKRLRYILIVISAAGVFQAIYGSLEVLSGLQYSLVFKLPVSHIATGSFVYKNHYANFLLLCLSAAIGYMIASLRVRSGSSPRERLRRIVRFWLSNKVLFRIGIIIMVIALVMSRSRMGNSAFFIAMTITATLGLIYFKPRQKSYVVLFISMLVIDILIVSSLFGLKQVQQRIEQTNLTQESRDEVVTDALPLLSQYGIIGTGGGTFYTVYPQVQSESIQHFYDHAHNEYLQFAIEFGIVGAAIIAVLVLLCAKSALSAIRHRRHPLPRGTAFATVMAVIGMALHSTVDFPLQAPANTAIFIILLALGALSRDIPMGRQDK